The following coding sequences are from one Streptomyces sp. NBC_01232 window:
- a CDS encoding carbohydrate kinase family protein, with amino-acid sequence MIVVGGEALIDLVPVAQPPGALLPRPGGGPYNTALALGRLGAEVAFCSRVSSDGFGESLLAGLRAAGVDLSLVQRGPEPTTLAVPSLAPDGSASYGFYVEGTADRLFTLPPALPEGVRALALGTCSLVLEPGASAYEALLRRESRRGLLTLLDPNIRPALIADPAAYRARFLERLLPHTSVLKLSEEDAAWLGGRVEDWLAAGPSAVVLTRGAAGLTAWTREGAEHSAAARPVAVADTIGAGDTVNAALLHRLTAAPGRPVDWPEVLAHAAHAAALTCTRAGAEPPYAAEL; translated from the coding sequence GTGATCGTCGTCGGCGGAGAAGCCCTCATCGACCTGGTGCCCGTGGCGCAGCCGCCCGGCGCGCTGCTGCCCCGGCCGGGCGGCGGACCGTACAACACCGCGCTCGCGCTCGGGCGGCTCGGCGCAGAGGTGGCCTTCTGCTCCCGGGTCTCCTCGGACGGCTTCGGCGAGAGCCTGCTGGCCGGGCTGCGGGCGGCCGGGGTGGACCTGTCGCTGGTGCAGCGCGGACCGGAGCCGACCACGCTCGCCGTGCCCTCGCTGGCCCCGGACGGCTCGGCCTCGTACGGCTTCTACGTCGAGGGCACGGCGGACCGGCTGTTCACGCTGCCGCCCGCCCTCCCCGAGGGGGTACGGGCCCTCGCGCTCGGCACCTGCTCGCTGGTCCTGGAACCGGGCGCGAGCGCGTACGAGGCCCTGCTGCGCCGGGAGTCGCGACGCGGGCTGCTGACCCTGCTGGACCCCAACATCCGGCCGGCGCTGATCGCGGATCCGGCGGCGTACCGCGCGCGCTTCCTGGAGCGGCTGCTGCCGCACACGAGCGTCCTCAAGCTGTCGGAGGAGGACGCCGCCTGGCTGGGCGGCCGGGTCGAGGACTGGCTCGCGGCCGGACCGTCGGCGGTGGTGCTGACCCGGGGCGCGGCGGGCCTGACGGCCTGGACGCGGGAGGGCGCGGAGCACTCGGCCGCGGCCCGTCCGGTGGCGGTGGCGGACACGATCGGCGCGGGCGACACCGTCAACGCCGCCCTGCTGCACCGGCTCACGGCCGCGCCGGGACGTCCGGTGGACTGGCCGGAGGTGCTGGCGCACGCCGCCCACGCGGCGGCCCTGACCTGCACGCGGGCGGGCGCGGAGCCGCCGTACGCGGCGGAGCTCTGA
- a CDS encoding TetR/AcrR family transcriptional regulator yields MLTPKSSRPTPERLLDAAEKLMRTSGLANATTKAIAREAGCSEAALYKYFANKEELFVRVLMERTPNAGPLMAALRAEPGEKEGADGVEEGLTAIARHASLFYADAMPMAASLFAEPALLTRHREGVLEIGAGPHLVLDALAGWLRRELEAGRLRPGADPRAAAALLLGACFQRAFFLHFSGAHVVQPVEEFAPAVARTVWAALR; encoded by the coding sequence ATGCTCACCCCCAAGTCAAGCCGCCCCACTCCCGAGCGGCTGCTCGACGCCGCGGAGAAGCTCATGCGCACCAGCGGCCTGGCCAACGCCACCACCAAGGCCATCGCCCGCGAGGCCGGATGCTCGGAGGCCGCGCTCTACAAGTACTTCGCGAACAAGGAGGAGCTGTTCGTCCGCGTGCTGATGGAGCGCACCCCCAACGCGGGCCCGCTCATGGCCGCCCTGCGGGCCGAACCGGGGGAGAAGGAAGGCGCGGACGGGGTCGAGGAGGGGCTCACCGCCATCGCCCGGCACGCCTCGCTCTTCTACGCGGACGCCATGCCCATGGCCGCCTCGCTCTTCGCCGAGCCCGCTCTGCTCACCCGCCACCGCGAGGGCGTCCTGGAGATCGGGGCGGGCCCGCACCTGGTCCTGGACGCGCTGGCCGGGTGGCTGCGGCGCGAGCTCGAAGCCGGCCGGTTGCGGCCCGGAGCCGACCCGCGGGCCGCCGCGGCGCTGCTGCTCGGAGCCTGCTTCCAGCGGGCCTTCTTCCTGCACTTCTCCGGGGCCCATGTGGTCCAGCCCGTCGAGGAGTTCGCCCCGGCCGTCGCCCGTACCGTGTGGGCCGCGCTGAGGTGA
- a CDS encoding NAD(P)-dependent oxidoreductase gives MKITVFGATGGVGREVVRQALDAGHEVTAVVRDPARLPLPAHARLRVATVADVTDPEAVLSVVSGQDAVVSALGAANNKQARTAPVAGPALRAITSAMDRSGVRPLSAVSAAPVGPLPEGEGVFTRAVVYPLLRRLLRDIYADLAVMEAAMDASGTRWTVVRPPMLQNKPRTGTYRRAIGANVRGGRVIPRADVAHALLATLTDPACTGRAVGIAS, from the coding sequence ATGAAGATCACGGTGTTCGGAGCCACGGGCGGCGTCGGCCGCGAGGTCGTCCGGCAGGCACTCGACGCGGGACACGAGGTGACCGCCGTCGTACGGGACCCGGCACGGCTGCCGCTTCCCGCCCACGCTCGGCTGCGCGTGGCCACGGTGGCCGACGTGACCGACCCGGAGGCGGTGCTGTCCGTGGTGAGCGGACAGGACGCGGTGGTCTCCGCACTGGGCGCGGCGAACAACAAGCAGGCCCGGACGGCACCCGTCGCGGGCCCCGCCCTGAGGGCGATCACCTCGGCCATGGACCGATCGGGAGTGCGCCCGCTGTCGGCCGTGAGCGCCGCACCGGTCGGCCCGCTGCCGGAGGGCGAAGGCGTCTTCACGCGGGCCGTGGTCTACCCGCTGCTGCGCAGACTGCTCCGGGACATCTACGCGGACCTCGCCGTCATGGAGGCGGCGATGGACGCGAGCGGTACCCGGTGGACGGTCGTCCGGCCGCCGATGCTGCAGAACAAGCCGCGCACGGGCACCTACCGCCGTGCGATCGGCGCCAACGTGCGCGGCGGCCGGGTCATCCCGCGCGCGGACGTCGCGCACGCCCTCCTGGCCACCCTGACGGACCCGGCCTGCACCGGCCGCGCGGTGGGCATCGCCTCCTGA